ATCGTGGTGACCACGACGCCTGCGCGCGAACCGCTGGTGCAGGCCGAATGGCTGCATCCCGGCCAGCACGTCACGGCCATGGGTTCGGATGCGCCCTACAAGAACGAGATCGCCCCCGCCGCCGTGGCGCGGGCAGACCGATTCATATGCGACGTGGCCGCGCAGAGCCTGGCCCTCGGCGAGTTGGGTCCGGCGGTGGCGGCGGGCGCAATGCCGGCGGACACCCTGCCCGTCGAACTGGGCGCGGTGCTCTGCGGACGGTCCAGCGGACGCACCGACAGGGACGAGATCACGCTCTGCGATCTGACCGGCACCGGTGCGCAGGACACCGCGATCGCGGCCCATGCACTGGCGCGTGCGGTCGCGGCGGGGTACGGTCTGGCTATCGGGGACTGACGCGCCGGGCCGGCCCGGCGCGTAGAGGGGGCCGGCACCTGCGCCGGCGCGAAAGTGAACGAGAGGCTCATGCATGACCAATGAAACCCCTTACCAGCATGCCAGCGCGGTGTCGCCGGTCGGTTGCCCCGCGCGTCACGGCGACATCTGGCCGCTGCCCTTCAGCCCGCTGGAATACGCCGACCGCCTGCTGCGCACCAAGACTCTGATGAAGGCGCAGGGGATCGAGGTGCTGCTGGTGTTCGACCCGGCCAACATGAATTACCTGACCGGCTACGACGGCTGGTCGTTTTACGTGCCGCAGCTGATCGTGGTGGCCCTGGCCGAACCCGAGCCGCTGTGGATCGGGCGCGGGATCGACCTCAACGGCGCGCGCGAGACCACCTACGTGGACGACGGCAATCTCTACGCCTATTCCGACCGCTACGTGCACCACGATCACCGCCATCCGATGGATTTCGTGGCGCACATCCTGCGCGAGCGTGAGTTGGACAACGCCCGCGTCGGCCTGGACATGGACAGCTACTATTTCTCCGCACGCGGTTACGAGGTGCTGCGCCGGCAGCTGCCGCATGCGAGCTTCACCGACGTCACCCGCTTGATCTCCGGCCTGCGTTCGATCAAGTCGCCGCAGGAACTCGAATACATGCGCCAGGCCGGACAGATCATGCAGCGGGTGATGAAGGTCGCGCTGGGCAATGTCGAGCCGGGCATCCGCCAGTGCGACGCGGTGGGCGAGATCTACCGCGCGCAGATGCGCGGCACCCAGGCCTATGGCGGCGACTACCCCGCCATCGCCCCGATGCTGCCGACCGGCCGCGGCACCTCGACCCCGCACCTGACCTGGACCGACAAGCCCTTCGTGCGCGACGAGGCCTGCATCCTGGAGCTGGCCGCGGCGCGCTACCACTACCACTGCCCGATGGCGCGCACCGTGTTCATGGGCGATCCGCCCAAGCGTCTGGTGGACGCGGCGATGATCGTCGCCGACGGCGTGCAGGCGGCGCTGGATGCGGTCAAGCCGGGCGCCACCTGCGAGGCCATCGAGGCGGCCTGGCGGTCGGTCACGGCGCCGCGCGGCATCGTCAAGGAGTCGCGCATCGGGTATTCGATGGGGCTGAACTATCCGCCCGACTGGGGCGAGCACACCATGAGCCTGCGCCCCGGCGACCGTTCCGTGCTCGAACCGGGCATGACCTTCCATCTGATTCCCGGAATCTGGATGGACGACTGGGGCGTGGAGATATCCGAAAGCTTCGTGGTCACCGCCGACGGCTACGAACTGCTCGCGCCGTTCCCGCGCAAGCTGTTCGTCAAGCCCTAGAAGTAGCCTTCCTGCTCGGCCACCGCGTTGACCAGCGCGCGTCCGCCGTCGAGGCTGTTGCTGATGCCGTGGCGGTGGTCGATCCACCAGCGCGCCTCGGTCTGCGCGGCGAGATAGTCGGCGGCGCGGGCGATGCCCTGCTTGACCGCGCGCCAGTGGTCGGGGTCCTCGGCCTCGGCCTGCGCATCGACGCGGGCGACCCAGGCGTTGACCTTGTCGAGGCCGCCGAAGGCGGACAGGCGTACGCCCTCGGCCCAGGCGACCTGCCTTTCCGAACCCTCCAGCGGCGGCAGCCCGCGCGCCTGCGCCGCGAGGCGTGCTGCGGCGGCCTGCCGGGCGCGCTCCGCCTCGGCCTCCCCGGCCTGGCACAGCAGGCAGGTGCCGGCGGCAAGCTGCCCGCAACGGTCTTCCCAGGCATAGTCGTCGTCGCCGTAGAAGGGGTAGAGCATCACATGCTCGCAGGCGTGGCGGACGGTTTTCAGCTCGAACTGCTCGCGCGTCGCGCCGTTGCCCTGGTTGGGGCCGAACAGCGTGCAGGGCGTGCCCTGCTGGGCATGCCAGCGCGCGACGTCGAGGTGATGCGCCGATTCGTAGACGCGGCGGATGCGACTGCCGGGGTAATGCCGCTCGATCACCTCGGCCTTGAAGGCGAGCGCCGGACGGCGGTCGCCTTCCGGCCGCAGCCAAAGCGCGTCATGCGCGATCTGCCAGTCGTGAAGCCACTGCAGGGTCTGCGCACGCACCTCGGCGCCACGGCCGCTCAGCAGCACCACCGGCGTTCCCGCCGCGCGCGCCTGATTGAGCCGCTGGATCAGCGGCAGGTTGGGCATGTCGCCGCCGCAGGCGGCGTGGAAGGCCTGCCAGTTGCGTTCGCCGGTATCGTTGTAGAGGTGGTGCAGGCGATGCTCGATCAGCGCGAGCACGCCGTCCAGTTCGCAAATCACGATTTCGCGTGCGTCCGCCGTCATCGGTCTGCAGGTCCTCCCTGATGCGTAAAAACGAGTAAATCTTCGCCAAGCGGCAACCGCGGCGGGCTGGCCACAGACCGCGCGGTCTCTCGCTTTGCGGCATTTACGCCGCAAGCGAGCCGTTTCGAGCGCACGGAACCCACGCGGCGCTTTCCTGTCCATCCGCCAGACAATATGCCAGACAGGGAGAAAACGATCATGAAATGGAAAATGTTGCCGCGACGCCGGCACAGGGCGCCCCGCATCTGGTTGAACGCGTTCCTGGCGGCGGTGTTCGGGATCGGTATGGGCATGAGCGGCTGGGCCTTCGCCGGCAAGCCGGACCTGCCCATACACCCCGACACCTCGCCGCAGCGCCAACTGGTGAACCTGCCCGACTTCACGCCGATCATCAAGCGCGTCGGCGACGCCGTGGTGAACATCAGCAGCACCAGTTCCCGTGTGGTGCACGAAGGACCGCAGGATCCTTTCCCCCCGGGTTCGCCGTTCCATCAGTTCTTCCGCCAGTTCATGGCGCCCGGCGGGCAGCAGCACGAGAAGGTGACTGACCTCGGCTCGGGCTTCATCCTCAGCTCCAACGGCTACATTGTCACCGCCGGCCACGTGGTGCGCCACGCCAGCCACATCGTGGTGACCCTGACCAACCACCGCTCCTACCCGGCCAAGCTGGTCGGCCTGTCGGTGCGCTACGACACGGCGCTGCTCAAGATCGACGCGCATGATTTGCCCACGGCGCCGATCGGCAATTCCAATAACCTCAAGGTCGGCCAGTGGCTGCTTGCGGTCGGTGCGCCGTTCGGGTTCTTCAATACCGTGACCCAGGGCGTGGTCAGCGCGATCAACCGCACCCTGCCGCACGACGACGAGTACATCCCCTTCATCCAGAGCGACGTGCCGATCAACCCCGGCAATTCCGGCGGCCCGCTGCTCAACATGTCCGGTCAGGTGGTCGGCATCAACGACCAGATCTACACCAGCAGCGGCGGTTACATGGGGCTCTCGTTCTCGATCCCGATCGACACCGTGATGCACGTGGTGGACGACTTCAAGCAGCACAAGCCGGTGCAGTTCGGCTGGCTCGGCGTCGAGGTGCAGGACGTGACCACGCAGATGGCCAAGGCCCTCAATCTGAAGGAGCCGGTGGGCGCGCTGGTCGCCTCGGTGTCGCACCATAGCCCCGCCGCCATGGCCGGTCTCAAGCCCGGCGACGTGATCGTGACCTTCAACGGGCAGCCGGTCGACACGGTGGGGCAGTTGCCGCCGATGGTGGGCAACACCCTGCCGGGGACGAAGGTCGACATCGGCATCCTGCGCAACGGCAAGGCGATGACGCTGCATGCGACGGTCGGCGTACTGCCGCAAAACGCCGGCGGCGGCAACGGTTCGACGGTGAACGGCAATATCTCGCGCCTGCATATTCAGGTCCAATCGCTGAGCGAGAAGGACAAGAAGCATTTCGGCGTCGGGCACGGCGTGCTGGTCATCGGCGTCGGCAACGGTCCGGCCGCCAACGCGGGCATCACCCCGGGCATGGTGATCCTCGATCTGGCCGGCGAGCCGATCCGTTCGCCGGAGCAGCTCAAACGTCTGGTCGACGGGCTGCCGGCCGGCCATTCGATCGCGGTCCGCGTGAAGGCGCATGGCCAGACGCTGTTCACCGCGATCACACTGCCGCCGGCGGACTGATCGACGACGGAAGTGCGCAGGCGCGGCGGTGTGCGTCACGCACATCGCCGCGCGCTCGCGTCCGGCCGGCGGATGCTAACCTTAGGTCCGTCCGCCGTCCGCCGTCCGCCGTCCGCCGATGTCAAATATGCACAAACCCTATTCAGAATCCAGCGACCAGAATCGCGAGCCTATTCTCGCCGTCCTGATCCGCCTGTTCGCGGCGCCGGGCCGCGTGCTTGAAATCGGCAGCGGCACGGGCCAGCACGCGGTGTATTTCTCCAGCGATCTGCCGCATCTGATCTGGCAGCCGAGCGATGTCGCCGAGAACCTTTCCGGTATCCGCGCCTGGCGCGAGGAGGAGGGCGGCGAAAATCTTCTCGAACCGCTCGAACTCGATGTGCGCACGCAGCCGTGGCCGGTGCGTGCGGCGGCCTTCGATTATGTCTATTCCGCCAATACCGCGCATATCATGTCCTGGGCGGCCGTGCAGGCCTTCGTCGCCGGCGTTGGTCGCACGCTCGTCCCCGGTGGGCGTTTTGCCCTGTACGGCCCCTTCAACTACGGCGGCCGCTATACCAGCGACAGCAATGCCCGCTTCGACGCCTGGCTCAAGGCGCGCGACCCGCAAAGCGGGGTGCGCGATTTCGAAGCGGTGCAGGCGCTGACCTCGGAGGTCGGCCTGCGGCTGCTGCAAGACATCGCGATGCCGGCGAACAACCGGGTGTTGTGCTGGGAGCGAAGCTGAAGGCCGTTCGTGCGGCGGTTTGAATGACGGATCGAACCATCAGCAAAGGCGGGCGCCGAGGCCACTTTAGGCGCTGTCAAGGGTGACGCCGCAACCCCGCGTGAAACCTGCAGCCGCATCCGTTGTCCAATCGTTTTTTACGATGATGGCGGGCGATCATCATGCATTCCCACGCAGTGCCGGCAAGACTCCGCCAGGGCGAACTCGGCCTCGGGCATATCGTGTCGGCGACGCTCGCGAATATCGCCCCGGCCATGAGTTTTTATTTCGGTTTCGGCGTCATCGTGGCGGGAGCGGGCGTGGCGGCGCCGCTGACCATCCTCGTGGCCATGATCGCGGTGCTGTTCCTCGCCAACACGCTGGCGGAATTTTCGCGTTTTACGCCCTCGGCGGGTTCGTTCGTGACATTCATCGGCAAAGGTTTCGGCGCGACGGCGGCGGTGACCGCCGCCGTGTTCCTGATATTCGGTTATATCCTCGCCGGTTCAGCCGTGGTGGCAATCATGGGCGGCTGGACCAGCGAAACGCTTCATCGATACCTCCATGTGCAGATTCCCTGGCAGATCATGACCTTTGCGGCCCTGGTGCTGGTCGGCGCGATGACCGTGCGCGGGGTGCGCCTGTCCACGGCCTGGGCGGCGGCGGCCTTCTGGCTGGAACTGGCGATTCTGGTGGTCGTCGGCATTGCGCTGCTGGGCGTGCATGGTCGCCTGAGTCTGCGTCCGCTCGATCCGCAGTCGCTGGCGGGCGGGTTCAAGGGGCTGGGGCTTGGATTTCCCATCGCCATTTTTCTGTTCATCGGCTGGGAAAACGCCTCCATGATGGCGGATGAAACGATGACTCCCCGGCGACTGGTACCGCGTGCGCTGTTCGCCAGCGTGCTCGCCATCGGCGTGCTCTACACCTTTCTCGCCTATGCCACGGTGGTGGGGTTCGGTTACGACGCCAAGGCGCTTGAAGCTGCGCAGGTGCCCTATGTCGATCTGACGGCCCATCTGCTGGGCGGTGTGGTGGTGCTGCTGTATCTGGCCGGCGTGACGAGCATTCTCGGTTCGCTGATCGGGCTGGTGAACGCTCAATCGCGCATCCTATTCAACAGCGGGCGAGAGGGACTGCTGCCGAATCTGTTCGGCGCGGTGCACGACCGCCATCGTACGCCGTGGGCGGCCATCGCGACCTTCCTGCTCGCCGCGCTCGCTTTGTTGTTCATGTTTGCGGAGGGCAAGAATCCCGTGAATTACTTCGGCGAGGCCGCGACCTGCGGTACCATCCCGGTCGCGATCATTTATGGCGTGACCAATCTGGCCCTGCCGGCGTATGTCTGGCGAACCCATCGCGCGGCTTTCTCCTGGGTACGGCATGCCGCGCTGCCGATGCTGGGTTTTCTGGCGATGATTCTGCCGGTCTGGGGGCTGGTCACGCCGGGGCAGCCCTACCCGTTCAATCTCTACCCTTATGTGGCGCTGGGCGTGCTCGCGGTGGCCTATTTCTATGCGCGTAGCGCCACCGCACGGGACCCCGGCATGGGCGAGCGCATCGGTTCCATTGTGGCCGACGAGGCAAAGTAGCCGCGCGCGCAATTCGCGGGCCTGAATGTTGCAGGAAAATGTTCAACGGCGGCCCGGGCCTGCAGGACGAGGCGGCCTGTCGTTGAAATAAGAATGCAGCGCGTATGTGATAAGTGTGTCGGCTGGCCAATCGACGATCCAGCGAATCAAATAACCGATAATGTGGCGGCAGCTCGGTTCGCTTGCCGCCGGAGCGAGAGCGTTCGTGGTGAATACACAACAAGAAGTCACCCAGGGACAGGCCATGGTCGAGCAGCCCGTCAGCCACGAGCTTGCCGCCGTGCTGGCGGGCGGGACCCGGGTCTATGTGCAGATACGGCCCTACGAGGCCC
The Acidihalobacter prosperus DNA segment above includes these coding regions:
- a CDS encoding M24 family metallopeptidase; protein product: MTNETPYQHASAVSPVGCPARHGDIWPLPFSPLEYADRLLRTKTLMKAQGIEVLLVFDPANMNYLTGYDGWSFYVPQLIVVALAEPEPLWIGRGIDLNGARETTYVDDGNLYAYSDRYVHHDHRHPMDFVAHILRERELDNARVGLDMDSYYFSARGYEVLRRQLPHASFTDVTRLISGLRSIKSPQELEYMRQAGQIMQRVMKVALGNVEPGIRQCDAVGEIYRAQMRGTQAYGGDYPAIAPMLPTGRGTSTPHLTWTDKPFVRDEACILELAAARYHYHCPMARTVFMGDPPKRLVDAAMIVADGVQAALDAVKPGATCEAIEAAWRSVTAPRGIVKESRIGYSMGLNYPPDWGEHTMSLRPGDRSVLEPGMTFHLIPGIWMDDWGVEISESFVVTADGYELLAPFPRKLFVKP
- a CDS encoding phosphatase domain-containing protein; translated protein: MTADAREIVICELDGVLALIEHRLHHLYNDTGERNWQAFHAACGGDMPNLPLIQRLNQARAAGTPVVLLSGRGAEVRAQTLQWLHDWQIAHDALWLRPEGDRRPALAFKAEVIERHYPGSRIRRVYESAHHLDVARWHAQQGTPCTLFGPNQGNGATREQFELKTVRHACEHVMLYPFYGDDDYAWEDRCGQLAAGTCLLCQAGEAEAERARQAAAARLAAQARGLPPLEGSERQVAWAEGVRLSAFGGLDKVNAWVARVDAQAEAEDPDHWRAVKQGIARAADYLAAQTEARWWIDHRHGISNSLDGGRALVNAVAEQEGYF
- a CDS encoding Do family serine endopeptidase, with the translated sequence MKWKMLPRRRHRAPRIWLNAFLAAVFGIGMGMSGWAFAGKPDLPIHPDTSPQRQLVNLPDFTPIIKRVGDAVVNISSTSSRVVHEGPQDPFPPGSPFHQFFRQFMAPGGQQHEKVTDLGSGFILSSNGYIVTAGHVVRHASHIVVTLTNHRSYPAKLVGLSVRYDTALLKIDAHDLPTAPIGNSNNLKVGQWLLAVGAPFGFFNTVTQGVVSAINRTLPHDDEYIPFIQSDVPINPGNSGGPLLNMSGQVVGINDQIYTSSGGYMGLSFSIPIDTVMHVVDDFKQHKPVQFGWLGVEVQDVTTQMAKALNLKEPVGALVASVSHHSPAAMAGLKPGDVIVTFNGQPVDTVGQLPPMVGNTLPGTKVDIGILRNGKAMTLHATVGVLPQNAGGGNGSTVNGNISRLHIQVQSLSEKDKKHFGVGHGVLVIGVGNGPAANAGITPGMVILDLAGEPIRSPEQLKRLVDGLPAGHSIAVRVKAHGQTLFTAITLPPAD
- a CDS encoding DUF938 domain-containing protein, with product MSNMHKPYSESSDQNREPILAVLIRLFAAPGRVLEIGSGTGQHAVYFSSDLPHLIWQPSDVAENLSGIRAWREEEGGENLLEPLELDVRTQPWPVRAAAFDYVYSANTAHIMSWAAVQAFVAGVGRTLVPGGRFALYGPFNYGGRYTSDSNARFDAWLKARDPQSGVRDFEAVQALTSEVGLRLLQDIAMPANNRVLCWERS
- a CDS encoding APC family permease, with translation MHSHAVPARLRQGELGLGHIVSATLANIAPAMSFYFGFGVIVAGAGVAAPLTILVAMIAVLFLANTLAEFSRFTPSAGSFVTFIGKGFGATAAVTAAVFLIFGYILAGSAVVAIMGGWTSETLHRYLHVQIPWQIMTFAALVLVGAMTVRGVRLSTAWAAAAFWLELAILVVVGIALLGVHGRLSLRPLDPQSLAGGFKGLGLGFPIAIFLFIGWENASMMADETMTPRRLVPRALFASVLAIGVLYTFLAYATVVGFGYDAKALEAAQVPYVDLTAHLLGGVVVLLYLAGVTSILGSLIGLVNAQSRILFNSGREGLLPNLFGAVHDRHRTPWAAIATFLLAALALLFMFAEGKNPVNYFGEAATCGTIPVAIIYGVTNLALPAYVWRTHRAAFSWVRHAALPMLGFLAMILPVWGLVTPGQPYPFNLYPYVALGVLAVAYFYARSATARDPGMGERIGSIVADEAK